One stretch of Segatella copri DNA includes these proteins:
- a CDS encoding Rpn family recombination-promoting nuclease/putative transposase: MFDKHTEAECMDIFDCWIYIVKNMNMFEQMPFSEKYPVFRKLAEIGDLRKLSREELELYDEDIKNMRDIYATRKFDEKRGMEIGMAKGMEKEKLATARRLLSMGLSDEQVSTATELPLEEIQKMKE, from the coding sequence TTGTTCGACAAGCACACGGAGGCAGAGTGTATGGATATATTTGATTGTTGGATTTATATAGTGAAGAATATGAACATGTTTGAACAGATGCCATTCAGCGAGAAGTATCCAGTCTTCCGCAAGTTGGCAGAAATAGGCGACCTCCGCAAGCTCTCCCGAGAGGAACTAGAGCTGTATGACGAGGACATCAAGAATATGCGTGATATATATGCCACCAGAAAGTTTGATGAAAAGAGAGGGATGGAAATAGGTATGGCGAAAGGTATGGAAAAAGAAAAGCTAGCCACAGCTCGCCGCCTTCTGTCAATGGGCCTTTCTGATGAGCAAGTATCAACAGCCACCGAACTCCCACTGGAGGAAATTCAGAAAATGAAGGAATAA
- a CDS encoding RNA-binding domain-containing protein, with product MTETEIKQMLAQGERLTLECKKAKTELPKSVWESYSAFANTIGGYILLGIDENRKETDVAKRFTIIGVDNIPKLISDLWNTINSNKVNRNILLDSDVEVHTIDGKSIICIHVPQADWRMKPVFLNENPYKGSFKRNHEGDYHCTEMEVRAMIRDANEDGNDGGLLDGFTLDDIDTNTLHGYRNQFRILNADHEWNDKDDKEFLRLLGGYTKNRQTGKEGLTVAGLMMFGTGVAIRERFGNFRMDYLDMSHLEGEERYRDRLTYDGRWENNLYQFFRIVMPKLTFDLPHPFHMVGYQRVDDTPQMKAVREGFTNSIIHSDLFLDSGILRIEKHDDCLCLRNPGNLKLPIENIYEGGVSKARNPRIQNMLRMIGYGENIGSGFPKIISAWQKAGWGKPELIDKYELQEVELRLPIPNETGGQTGGQTGGQTGGQTGLPKTIEKVFELIKDNPYITRQELVDKLAIKASAIQKHIEKLKAQKRIERVGSSTFGGHWKIKE from the coding sequence ATGACAGAAACAGAAATTAAGCAAATGCTTGCCCAAGGCGAACGACTTACCCTGGAATGCAAAAAAGCAAAGACGGAGCTCCCAAAATCTGTTTGGGAGTCATATTCCGCTTTTGCCAACACTATTGGTGGCTATATATTATTAGGTATAGACGAAAATAGAAAAGAAACGGATGTTGCCAAACGTTTTACTATCATCGGAGTTGACAATATCCCTAAGCTTATCTCTGATTTATGGAACACCATCAATAGTAACAAAGTAAATAGAAACATTTTGCTTGACTCAGATGTAGAGGTACATACAATAGACGGGAAATCTATTATATGTATCCACGTGCCACAAGCAGATTGGCGAATGAAGCCTGTCTTCTTAAATGAAAATCCTTACAAAGGTTCCTTCAAACGCAACCATGAAGGTGATTACCATTGCACAGAAATGGAAGTAAGAGCCATGATTCGTGATGCTAACGAAGATGGCAATGACGGAGGATTACTAGATGGTTTTACTCTGGATGACATTGATACAAATACACTCCATGGTTACCGTAATCAATTCAGAATACTAAATGCCGACCATGAATGGAACGATAAGGACGATAAAGAATTCTTGCGACTTTTAGGTGGATATACTAAGAATAGACAAACAGGAAAAGAAGGACTGACGGTAGCAGGACTAATGATGTTTGGAACAGGGGTAGCCATAAGGGAGCGATTTGGAAATTTTCGCATGGACTATCTCGACATGAGCCATCTAGAAGGTGAGGAAAGATATAGAGACAGACTAACTTACGATGGGCGTTGGGAGAACAACTTGTATCAATTCTTTAGAATTGTTATGCCTAAGTTGACATTCGACTTACCTCACCCTTTTCATATGGTAGGTTATCAGCGTGTAGATGACACACCACAAATGAAAGCTGTAAGAGAAGGATTTACCAACTCGATTATTCACTCTGACCTATTCTTGGATAGTGGTATCTTAAGGATAGAAAAGCATGATGACTGCCTATGCTTACGGAATCCAGGAAATTTGAAACTTCCGATAGAAAACATCTATGAAGGTGGGGTTTCAAAAGCACGCAACCCAAGAATACAGAATATGCTCCGTATGATAGGATATGGTGAGAATATAGGTTCTGGATTTCCAAAAATTATCTCTGCTTGGCAAAAGGCAGGTTGGGGTAAGCCTGAATTAATAGATAAATACGAGTTACAAGAGGTAGAACTACGATTACCTATTCCTAATGAAACTGGTGGTCAAACTGGTGGTCAAACTGGTGGTCAAACTGGTGGTCAAACAGGATTACCAAAAACAATTGAAAAGGTTTTTGAATTAATAAAAGACAATCCGTATATAACAAGACAAGAGCTCGTGGACAAACTAGCTATCAAGGCAAGTGCAATACAAAAACATATAGAAAAGCTAAAGGCTCAAAAAAGAATAGAGCGTGTTGGTTCTTCTACATTTGGAGGCCATTGGAAAATCAAAGAATAA
- a CDS encoding ISAs1 family transposase — MSIIKLSKQIADPRVAGRTVHKMEHIIYITIAAVIAGAQSWNEIAEFGKSKLDFFKKRLQGLETIPSHDTFNRFFSIFDPKGFEEIFRNWVREIVGEVKGVVAIDGKLMRGSSKCDAEHTIGQADFRTWIVSAWSADNSISLGQEKVGEKTNEITVVPKLLSAIDVSNAIVTIDAMGCQTSITEKIIEGKGDYIIALKENQKKSYEFAKDMIYEHEYRGNCNVVTKHYSFNEGHGRQEERTCIVVSYGDIMQRMFKNRFVGLRSVVGITSRRSVATSGETSEETRYYITSLSNEDPEKIASAIRQHWSIENNLHWQLDITFREDESKKVKNAARNFSTISKMVLSILKNDKTTKGSLNLKRLKAGWDEEYLSKLLEGSAI; from the coding sequence ATGAGCATTATTAAGTTATCTAAACAAATAGCCGACCCACGAGTTGCGGGTCGAACTGTCCATAAAATGGAACATATCATTTACATTACAATCGCTGCGGTAATTGCAGGAGCTCAATCTTGGAACGAAATTGCAGAGTTTGGAAAAAGTAAGTTAGACTTCTTCAAAAAGCGTTTGCAGGGGTTGGAGACTATTCCAAGCCATGACACCTTCAATCGTTTCTTTTCTATCTTTGATCCAAAAGGATTTGAAGAGATCTTCAGAAACTGGGTTAGAGAAATTGTAGGGGAAGTCAAAGGTGTTGTTGCCATTGATGGCAAGCTTATGCGTGGATCAAGCAAGTGTGATGCCGAGCACACTATTGGTCAAGCTGACTTCCGCACATGGATCGTATCTGCTTGGTCAGCAGACAACAGCATATCACTTGGGCAAGAGAAAGTCGGTGAAAAAACAAATGAAATCACGGTCGTTCCCAAGTTGCTTAGTGCTATAGACGTGTCAAATGCCATTGTGACAATAGATGCTATGGGATGCCAAACTTCTATAACAGAGAAAATCATAGAAGGCAAGGGGGACTATATTATCGCCTTGAAGGAAAATCAGAAGAAAAGTTACGAATTTGCTAAGGACATGATTTACGAGCATGAGTATAGAGGCAATTGTAATGTAGTGACAAAACATTATTCCTTTAATGAGGGACATGGTCGTCAGGAAGAAAGAACCTGCATTGTTGTAAGCTATGGGGACATAATGCAGAGAATGTTTAAGAACAGGTTTGTTGGGTTAAGGTCTGTTGTCGGGATTACCTCAAGAAGATCTGTTGCGACATCTGGTGAAACATCTGAGGAAACAAGATACTATATAACTTCCTTAAGTAATGAAGACCCCGAAAAGATAGCAAGCGCCATTAGGCAACATTGGTCCATAGAAAACAACTTGCATTGGCAATTGGACATTACTTTCAGAGAAGACGAAAGTAAGAAAGTCAAAAATGCAGCGAGGAACTTCTCTACCATAAGCAAAATGGTCCTCTCCATCTTGAAAAATGACAAGACGACCAAGGGAAGTCTCAACCTGAAAAGATTGAAGGCAGGCTGGGATGAAGAGTACCTGTCAAAACTTTTGGAGGGCAGCGCAATTTAA
- a CDS encoding Outer membrane protein SusF domain-containing protein — protein sequence MKKTLLYSLAVLASVTLASCNGDYDDWANPQANEQEASAAKYGITFAAGPEAESSMPDADGVINLVTVNTTDANVTGYTLKSLKVNGEAINGEIDGNNIQVNAAELEKILCNQNNSRASVARDMKVESKVSVNLASGDAVAINSVGETTGKFTPTATPQLDEKGYYMLGQINGNEWDAKSPVWMNKISDGVYQLKVTTTADKNWFKFYAGSKYDEGGDWKIIDTGALGCKENGCEDSSGYIYFYGDSWGKLQTMVIPGAGTWIVTLDMNNLTYSFAKPVLYMAGDANGWDQIDYLSGEDGVNYTGFMYLNQNGFKFCSQQNWDGTNYGGAFFGQESDNIIMDETEGYYKVDVDLSTKKYTLTPITTIGIIGDATVNGWSGDDIDMKYVPYNKETKEGRYWEVKDITLKTGVIKFRANDDWAINWGGELDNLTSKGNPANIAVEEGKYDIKLYPWADGYAKCEMTKK from the coding sequence ATGAAAAAAACATTATTATATAGCTTAGCAGTCTTGGCAAGTGTTACACTTGCCAGCTGCAACGGCGACTACGACGATTGGGCAAACCCACAGGCCAATGAGCAGGAAGCCTCAGCTGCAAAATACGGAATCACCTTTGCAGCGGGTCCTGAAGCAGAGAGTAGTATGCCAGACGCAGATGGAGTCATCAATCTCGTCACTGTCAATACAACAGATGCAAATGTAACCGGCTACACGCTTAAAAGTCTGAAAGTGAATGGTGAAGCCATCAATGGTGAAATCGATGGCAACAACATTCAGGTAAACGCAGCAGAATTAGAGAAGATTCTTTGCAATCAGAATAATTCACGCGCCAGCGTTGCACGTGATATGAAAGTTGAGTCAAAGGTATCTGTCAACTTGGCATCAGGCGATGCCGTTGCCATTAATTCTGTAGGTGAAACTACAGGTAAGTTTACTCCAACTGCAACACCTCAACTCGATGAGAAGGGATACTATATGCTCGGTCAGATAAACGGAAATGAGTGGGATGCAAAATCTCCTGTCTGGATGAACAAGATTAGCGATGGAGTATATCAGTTGAAGGTTACAACTACTGCAGACAAGAACTGGTTTAAGTTCTATGCAGGCAGCAAGTACGATGAAGGCGGTGACTGGAAAATCATCGACACCGGTGCTCTAGGATGCAAAGAGAATGGTTGCGAAGATAGTTCTGGCTATATCTATTTTTATGGCGATAGCTGGGGTAAATTACAGACCATGGTTATTCCAGGAGCTGGTACATGGATTGTAACACTCGACATGAACAATCTGACATACTCTTTTGCTAAGCCTGTGCTCTATATGGCAGGCGATGCTAATGGATGGGATCAGATTGACTACCTCTCAGGTGAGGATGGTGTTAACTACACTGGTTTCATGTATCTGAACCAGAATGGTTTCAAGTTCTGTTCTCAGCAAAACTGGGATGGTACTAACTATGGTGGTGCATTCTTCGGTCAGGAAAGTGACAACATCATCATGGACGAAACAGAAGGTTACTATAAGGTAGATGTTGATTTGTCTACAAAGAAGTACACTCTGACTCCTATCACCACTATTGGTATCATTGGTGACGCAACAGTCAATGGTTGGAGCGGCGACGACATTGATATGAAATATGTTCCTTACAACAAAGAAACTAAGGAAGGTCGCTATTGGGAAGTCAAAGACATCACTTTGAAAACTGGTGTAATCAAGTTCCGCGCTAACGATGATTGGGCCATCAACTGGGGTGGAGAGTTAGATAACCTCACTTCAAAGGGTAATCCTGCAAACATCGCTGTAGAAGAAGGCAAATACGACATCAAGCTTTATCCTTGGGCTGATGGCTATGCAAAGTGTGAAATGACTAAGAAGTAA
- a CDS encoding SusF/SusE family outer membrane protein, protein MKKIYKFMLLPAMVLPLLFTSCDDDRDSNPTLDLSHVDEEFVLNTPALAEKNTYDLVSAKTLNLTCSQPNYGGAPYGVEYYVQVSIDPEFKNDSTVTHTQLKTFYKRANMDVDASEVNSAVVALFQDAHPDTSVPEEMPVYIRLRAVIGGTTNPNYGQTFSNVITLPSVKATYKAPDAEFTDNLYLIGSSIQEGWKSWKPIPEVQGVPGQYYGIVYLPAGGEFKWGTKNNDYRGFNRITIVDEAEAGVTEGDNQNIKVANPGWYTLYFKGKITEDKKNIDWTMTVYKTQVCLIGACMGQETWGFADNVALTPPADQNGEWVSPAFTASAELRVSVKVGDIDWYRTEFTIYKGNIFWRNKDMPNNWAETFGADYSVSTAAGKKLYVNFDTNKAEVK, encoded by the coding sequence ATGAAAAAGATATATAAATTCATGTTGCTGCCAGCAATGGTTCTTCCTTTGCTCTTTACATCATGCGATGATGATAGAGACAGCAACCCAACATTGGACTTGAGTCATGTTGATGAGGAATTTGTGTTGAACACTCCTGCACTTGCAGAAAAAAATACTTACGACCTCGTCAGTGCAAAAACTCTGAACTTGACATGTTCTCAGCCAAACTATGGTGGAGCACCTTACGGAGTAGAATACTATGTACAGGTCTCTATCGATCCAGAATTCAAGAACGACTCAACTGTTACTCATACCCAGTTGAAGACATTCTACAAAAGAGCAAATATGGATGTCGACGCATCTGAAGTAAACAGTGCTGTGGTTGCACTTTTCCAGGATGCCCATCCTGACACAAGCGTTCCTGAGGAAATGCCTGTCTACATCCGTCTTCGTGCGGTTATTGGTGGTACTACAAACCCTAATTATGGTCAGACATTCTCAAATGTAATTACTTTGCCTTCTGTCAAGGCAACCTACAAGGCTCCTGACGCTGAGTTCACAGATAACCTCTACTTGATAGGAAGTTCTATCCAGGAAGGCTGGAAGAGTTGGAAACCTATTCCTGAGGTACAAGGTGTACCTGGACAATACTATGGAATTGTCTACCTGCCAGCAGGTGGTGAATTCAAGTGGGGTACAAAGAACAATGACTACCGTGGTTTCAACCGTATTACAATCGTTGATGAAGCCGAAGCAGGTGTCACTGAAGGTGATAACCAAAACATCAAGGTAGCTAACCCAGGCTGGTACACCCTCTATTTCAAGGGTAAGATTACAGAAGATAAGAAGAACATTGACTGGACAATGACTGTTTACAAGACTCAGGTTTGCCTGATTGGTGCTTGTATGGGTCAAGAAACCTGGGGCTTTGCAGACAACGTTGCTCTGACACCTCCAGCCGACCAGAATGGCGAATGGGTTTCTCCTGCATTCACTGCCAGCGCAGAGCTTCGTGTATCTGTCAAGGTGGGTGATATTGACTGGTATCGTACAGAGTTCACCATTTATAAAGGTAACATCTTCTGGCGAAATAAAGATATGCCAAACAACTGGGCAGAGACCTTTGGCGCTGATTACAGTGTATCAACCGCCGCAGGTAAGAAGTTGTATGTCAACTTCGATACTAATAAAGCAGAAGTTAAATAA
- the susD gene encoding starch-binding outer membrane lipoprotein SusD, producing the protein MKKILIKTAMAGMLCMGFVSCADELNIKSVDPHNYPTYTVEGLLAKQYATLGLTGQKGPAGIADLSGDEGESGFIRTVFNLQELMTDETLWAYQDNEAIAPITHMNWTKDNARVNWTYQRLIFNITLYNQFITELTGKLEEDKVAEVRFLRALNYYYFLDLYRKAPFKETFDDSLPVEKSGVDLYNWLDKELETIEPLMAEVGAYNNSENFGRADRGAAYALHARLALNSAVYTNGQVKDYQKAIDYCDKIIDSNKYDLCREAKNGYSGYQQLFMGDNDKNPEAMKEIIFPIRQDGVKTRAYAGTSYLVNATSIAGMPYVSTSDAWKCLFARVDLVKKFFPNEEDIPKAEKEDLINNPTKEQVIAKDNEKHISTADVIAKAKDDRALFYMGIGGCDGKVRTLTPGDAITGPLNGASIVKWSNFHADGEPQHHQNYSDTDFPMFRLAEIYLTRAEAKYRLNGSQDGLADIQEVQGRAHRTALATGVDDQTLIDEWCREFYLEGRRRSDLVRFGLFTGSKYLWNFKGGVSNGSGIESYYDIYPIPGNETKNNPNMTQNPKY; encoded by the coding sequence ATGAAAAAAATATTGATTAAGACTGCAATGGCAGGTATGTTGTGCATGGGCTTTGTCTCTTGCGCAGACGAACTGAACATCAAGTCTGTTGACCCACATAATTACCCAACATACACAGTAGAGGGGCTCTTGGCTAAGCAGTATGCTACTCTTGGTCTTACAGGTCAGAAAGGTCCTGCAGGTATAGCAGACTTAAGTGGCGATGAAGGTGAAAGCGGATTTATCCGTACAGTTTTCAACTTACAAGAGTTGATGACAGACGAAACTCTGTGGGCATATCAGGACAATGAAGCCATTGCTCCTATTACCCACATGAACTGGACCAAGGATAATGCTCGTGTTAACTGGACATACCAGCGTCTGATTTTCAACATCACCTTGTACAACCAGTTTATTACAGAGCTGACTGGCAAACTGGAAGAAGACAAAGTTGCAGAGGTTCGCTTCCTCCGTGCCTTGAACTACTATTATTTCCTTGACCTTTATCGCAAGGCTCCTTTCAAGGAAACCTTCGACGATTCTCTCCCTGTAGAGAAGTCAGGAGTAGATCTCTATAACTGGCTGGATAAAGAGTTGGAAACTATCGAGCCATTGATGGCTGAGGTTGGTGCTTATAACAATTCTGAGAATTTCGGACGTGCTGACCGTGGTGCAGCTTATGCGCTCCATGCTCGCCTGGCTCTTAACTCTGCCGTTTATACCAATGGTCAGGTGAAGGATTACCAGAAGGCTATCGATTATTGCGACAAGATTATCGATAGCAATAAATATGATCTTTGCCGTGAAGCAAAGAATGGCTACAGCGGTTACCAGCAGTTGTTCATGGGCGATAATGACAAAAACCCAGAAGCAATGAAGGAAATCATCTTCCCTATCCGTCAGGATGGTGTTAAGACTCGTGCTTATGCAGGTACTTCTTACCTTGTAAATGCTACCAGCATAGCAGGCATGCCTTACGTAAGTACAAGTGATGCTTGGAAATGTCTGTTTGCACGTGTAGACTTGGTAAAGAAGTTCTTCCCTAACGAGGAGGATATTCCAAAGGCTGAGAAAGAAGATCTCATAAATAATCCTACCAAAGAGCAGGTTATTGCTAAGGATAACGAGAAGCATATCAGCACTGCAGATGTTATCGCAAAGGCTAAAGACGATCGTGCCCTGTTCTATATGGGTATAGGTGGCTGCGATGGCAAAGTACGTACACTGACACCAGGCGATGCTATTACAGGTCCTCTGAATGGTGCATCAATCGTTAAGTGGAGCAACTTCCACGCAGATGGTGAACCTCAGCACCACCAGAACTATTCAGATACCGACTTCCCAATGTTCCGCTTGGCAGAAATCTATCTGACCCGTGCTGAAGCTAAGTACCGCCTCAATGGTAGCCAGGACGGTTTGGCAGACATCCAGGAGGTTCAGGGTCGTGCCCATCGTACAGCATTGGCAACAGGTGTAGATGATCAGACTCTTATCGACGAATGGTGTCGTGAGTTCTACTTGGAAGGTCGTCGCCGTTCAGACTTGGTTCGCTTTGGATTGTTCACAGGTTCTAAGTATCTCTGGAATTTCAAGGGCGGAGTATCTAACGGATCTGGTATTGAGTCATACTACGACATCTATCCTATCCCAGGCAATGAGACAAAGAATAACCCTAACATGACGCAGAATCCAAAATACTAA
- a CDS encoding SusC/RagA family TonB-linked outer membrane protein — protein MKQVKIKLPLRALTLASGLLLTVSSFAQSNAIKGHVKDASGEPIMGATITVNGKAVGITDMDGNFSVDAAPGANLTFTYLGMTPKTIKATSNMMITLVDDQKSLNEVVVIGYGRAKKNDLTGSVTAIKPDEMSKGITSSASDMLVGKIAGVDVQTGGGQPGSGAQIRIRGGASLNASNDPLYVIDGLAIDNNTNKGMSNVLAMINPNDIESFTVLKDASATAIYGSRASNGVIIITTKKGRSGQKPSVTYNGDVTLSTVQKKYKVMNASEYKQALTNLGIDTSGLGTADTDWQDEIFRTAISTNHNVSIQGGLKNMPYRVSLGFEDNNGIVKTTWMKRFNTSINVAPTFLDKHLNVNFTAKYMFEKDRYAKVGDAIGGALTMDPTQPVRVDDAAYDCVGGYFQYLQAKDDKITDPSWTSIAKAQMPQNPVAVLDNYKCIAKSNDISGNLEVDYKIHGFEDLHLHAAIGAQYTDGKQDETISKYSYSNNYFGYYGYDHAYKYSIEGKAFAEYAHKFGVHDIDIMAGAEQSHYHRTGYNYGTGIDEYLKANNPLYETTEGKWNYEHDPVSKDDEMWRTHNSLVSYFGRLNYNLLDRYLFTATFRADGSSRFRKGKKWGYFPAAAFAWKINNEPFLKDAKWLDELKLRLGWGKTGQQNGIDDFYYSTLYRVSNGYAQYPFGDNYYQTLRPTASNPDLTWEKTTTYNAGLDFTALNGRFGVNVDGYYRKTTDLLASVAIAGGTTFGDQLLKNIGSLENYGIELAFNVKPIVTKDFIWDVTYNVGWNHNEITELEAGLQDWVWTGDKVSRGNNTKIQVNKVGQPINSYYVYQQVYDENGKPIEGAYVDRNGNGTIDDDDRYCYKSPAPDVIMGLTTKFIYKNWDFSAAFHASIGNYVYYDFLNSKAVLNEINASGAFRNTTTEAVNLGFTGTATNPTNTSDYFVRNASYLKCSNMTLGYSFPALIKVGAEKICSGRIFFTVQNPFIITKYKGIDPEVSSGIDSNPYPRPISFQLGLNLNF, from the coding sequence ATGAAGCAGGTAAAAATTAAATTGCCTCTCAGAGCGTTGACCCTAGCAAGTGGTCTGCTTCTGACGGTGAGTTCCTTTGCGCAGAGTAATGCGATTAAGGGACATGTGAAGGATGCTTCTGGTGAGCCTATCATGGGTGCTACCATTACAGTTAACGGTAAGGCAGTAGGCATTACCGACATGGATGGTAACTTCTCAGTTGATGCAGCGCCAGGTGCCAATCTTACTTTCACCTATCTGGGAATGACACCAAAAACAATCAAAGCAACATCTAACATGATGATTACCTTGGTTGACGACCAGAAGTCTTTGAACGAGGTCGTTGTCATTGGTTATGGTCGCGCTAAGAAGAACGACTTGACTGGTTCTGTTACAGCTATCAAGCCAGATGAGATGTCAAAGGGTATCACAAGCAGTGCCTCTGATATGTTGGTAGGTAAGATTGCCGGTGTTGACGTACAGACTGGTGGCGGTCAGCCTGGTTCTGGTGCACAGATTCGTATCCGTGGTGGTGCCTCTCTGAATGCTTCTAATGACCCTCTCTACGTAATCGATGGTTTGGCTATTGACAACAATACCAATAAGGGTATGAGTAACGTCTTGGCTATGATTAACCCTAACGATATCGAGAGCTTCACCGTATTGAAAGATGCTTCTGCTACAGCTATTTACGGTTCCCGTGCTTCTAATGGTGTCATCATCATTACAACCAAGAAGGGACGTTCTGGCCAGAAACCATCTGTTACCTATAATGGCGATGTAACATTGTCTACCGTCCAGAAGAAATATAAGGTAATGAATGCCAGCGAATACAAGCAGGCTCTTACCAATCTGGGTATTGACACTAGCGGTTTGGGTACTGCCGATACCGACTGGCAGGATGAGATTTTCCGTACAGCTATCTCTACCAATCACAACGTCAGCATTCAGGGCGGTCTGAAGAATATGCCTTATCGTGTCAGCTTAGGTTTCGAAGATAACAACGGTATCGTTAAGACCACTTGGATGAAGCGTTTCAATACATCTATCAACGTTGCTCCTACCTTCCTTGACAAGCACTTGAACGTTAACTTCACAGCGAAGTATATGTTCGAGAAGGACCGTTATGCAAAGGTTGGTGATGCCATCGGTGGCGCACTTACCATGGATCCTACACAGCCTGTTCGCGTAGATGATGCGGCATATGATTGCGTCGGTGGATATTTCCAGTACTTGCAGGCTAAGGACGACAAAATTACCGATCCTAGCTGGACTAGTATTGCAAAGGCTCAAATGCCACAGAACCCTGTGGCAGTTCTTGACAACTACAAGTGTATCGCCAAGTCTAATGATATTTCAGGAAACCTTGAGGTAGACTACAAGATTCATGGTTTCGAAGACTTGCATTTGCATGCTGCCATCGGTGCCCAGTATACAGATGGTAAGCAGGATGAAACTATTTCCAAGTATTCTTACTCCAACAACTATTTTGGTTATTATGGCTATGACCACGCCTATAAATATAGTATAGAAGGTAAAGCTTTTGCAGAATATGCACACAAGTTTGGTGTTCATGACATTGACATCATGGCAGGTGCAGAGCAGAGCCACTACCACAGAACAGGTTATAACTACGGAACAGGTATCGATGAGTACTTGAAAGCGAACAATCCTCTGTATGAAACAACAGAAGGCAAGTGGAATTACGAGCATGACCCAGTAAGCAAAGATGACGAAATGTGGAGAACCCACAACTCTCTGGTATCTTACTTCGGACGTCTTAACTACAACTTGCTCGATCGCTATTTGTTTACAGCTACATTCCGTGCCGATGGTTCTTCTCGTTTCAGAAAGGGTAAGAAGTGGGGTTACTTCCCAGCAGCAGCCTTTGCATGGAAGATCAACAACGAGCCTTTCCTGAAGGATGCAAAATGGCTCGATGAATTGAAACTCCGTTTGGGCTGGGGTAAGACCGGTCAGCAGAATGGTATTGATGACTTCTACTATTCTACTCTGTACAGAGTCAGCAATGGTTATGCACAGTATCCATTCGGTGATAATTATTACCAGACTTTACGCCCAACAGCAAGCAATCCAGACTTGACATGGGAAAAGACTACAACTTATAATGCAGGTCTCGACTTTACTGCTCTCAATGGTCGTTTCGGTGTGAATGTAGATGGTTACTATCGTAAGACTACCGACCTTTTGGCAAGCGTTGCCATTGCTGGTGGTACAACCTTTGGTGACCAACTTCTGAAGAACATCGGTTCTTTGGAGAACTACGGTATTGAGTTGGCATTCAACGTTAAGCCTATCGTTACAAAGGACTTCATTTGGGACGTTACTTATAACGTAGGATGGAACCACAACGAAATCACAGAATTGGAAGCAGGTTTGCAAGACTGGGTATGGACAGGCGACAAGGTTTCTCGTGGTAACAACACCAAGATTCAGGTAAACAAGGTTGGTCAGCCAATCAATTCATACTATGTTTACCAGCAGGTTTACGATGAGAACGGCAAGCCTATCGAGGGTGCTTATGTTGACCGCAACGGAAATGGTACAATTGATGATGACGACCGTTATTGCTACAAGAGCCCAGCTCCTGATGTCATCATGGGTCTCACTACCAAGTTCATCTACAAGAACTGGGACTTCAGTGCAGCCTTCCATGCATCAATCGGCAACTATGTATACTACGACTTCTTGAATAGCAAAGCAGTTCTGAACGAAATCAACGCAAGTGGTGCCTTCAGAAATACGACAACAGAAGCTGTTAATCTTGGTTTCACGGGTACAGCAACAAACCCAACCAATACCAGCGACTATTTCGTACGCAATGCTTCATACTTGAAGTGTAGCAACATGACATTGGGCTACAGCTTCCCAGCCTTGATCAAGGTAGGTGCAGAGAAGATTTGCAGTGGACGCATCTTCTTCACAGTCCAGAATCCATTCATCATTACCAAGTATAAGGGAATCGACCCAGAGGTAAGCAGCGGTATCGACAGCAATCCTTACCCACGTCCAATAAGCTTCCAGCTTGGTTTGAATCTTAACTTCTAA